CCGGGTTGGAAAATTGGCGGTGAGGCCAGCGCCAGCGGAGCGGCTGCCAGACCGAGGCCGATCGCGAGAATCGTCACTGACTTGCACATGCGCGCCCCCAAGCACCCGTTTCGAGGCAGGAGTGAAGCACGCCGGAGCCGGTCGGGGAATAGCCCGCTTGACGTGTGGCAGCCTGGGTCAGTCGGTGCCGGGCGACATTTGCGACTGCATGTAGCGCTCCTCGCCCACCTTGGCGATCAGACCGAGCTGGGTCTCGAGGAAGTCGATATGCTCTTCCTCGCTATCGAGAATGTCGGTGAATATCTTGCGAGTCACATAGTCGCCGACCTGTTCGCAATAGGCGATTGCGTCCTTGTAGAAAGGATGCGCCCGTTGTTCGACCTTGAGGTCGCACTCGAGACATTCCTTCAGGGTCTCGCCGATATAGATCTTGGCGATATCCTGGACATTGGGGAGGCCTTCCAGGAACAGGATGCGCTCGATCAGAATGTCGGAATGCTTCATCTCGTCGATGGATTCCTCGTATTCCAGCTTGGCGATCTTGGCGAAGCCCCAGTCCTTGAACATGCGCGCGTGCAGGAAATACTGGTTCACCGCAGCAAGCTCCAGCTTGAGCGCTCCGTTCAGCAATTCGATGACCTTGGCATCGCCCTTCATGAAATCTCTCCCGTGCGCAGCATGAGCGGACAGCTTACGCAAAGCTGCGCGCAGGCCAAAGTACTATGTTTGCGAGTGAAAATGGGTATTGGTCGCGACTATTCGGCCGCGGTCGCGAGATCGGCCGGACTGAAGCGATTGGCAGCGATCATGTCCGCCACATCCGGCAGGCAACGACCGCATTTCGGCTTGGCGTCACAACGTTTGAAGACGCAAGCTGCACCCTTGACCGACGGATCTGCCGCGGCGGCTTGAAGCTCGCGGTCGCGTAGCGCGTTGCAGATGCAGACAAACATGGCCGGACACAGTTTCCCGATAACGTGAAACTATTATTCCCGCGAATGCGAATGACTGTCAACTGCATAGTTTATGTCGGGCGACACCGGCCGCCCGACATGTTGAATCTCAGGCTGTTCTAATTCCCACGCATGATTGAGCCCAGTGGCCCCAGCACCGAGCCTTCGCCCTGACCGGATCCGGTTACCGGGACATTGGCCAGGATCCGACCGGCCAGGCGGGAGAAGGGCATGGACTGGATCCAGACCTTTCCTGGCCCGCGCAGGCGCGCAAAGAAAACGCCTTCGCCGCCGAAGATCATGGATTTGATATTGCCGGCGCGCTCAATCTCGAAATCAACGTCCGGCGTGTAGGCGACCACACACCCGGTATCGACATGGAGTTCCTCACCCGCGGCCAATTCGCGTTCGATCAGGGTGCCACCCGCATGGACGAAGACCCAGCCATCGCCCTCCAGGCGCTGCATGATGAATCCCTCACCACCAAACAGGCCCGTCATGATGCGTTTCTGTAATGCAATCCCGACCGAAACGCCTTTGGCGGCAGCCAGGAAGCTGTCTTTCTGGCAGATCAGCTCACCGCCGAGATCGGGCAGGTGGACAGGAATGATGGTTCCCGGATAGGGCGCCGCGAACGCCACCTTGGCCTTGCCTTGTCCACCATGGGTGAACACGGTCATGAACAGGCTCTCGCCGGTGAGAAGGCGCTTGCCCGCGCCGGCCAGCGCGCCCCAGACACCCTGGTTCTTCTGCGACCCGTCGCCAAACACCGCTTCCATGGTGATGCTGGGCGCCTTGAACATCATGGCGCCCGCTTCGGACACCACGCTTTCGCCCGGATCGAGTTCGATCTCGACATACTGGATGTCTTCGCCACCAATCTCGTAGTCAATCTCGTCGGTCTGACCCATTGCGCTCT
The window above is part of the Maricaulis maris MCS10 genome. Proteins encoded here:
- the bfr gene encoding bacterioferritin; this translates as MKGDAKVIELLNGALKLELAAVNQYFLHARMFKDWGFAKIAKLEYEESIDEMKHSDILIERILFLEGLPNVQDIAKIYIGETLKECLECDLKVEQRAHPFYKDAIAYCEQVGDYVTRKIFTDILDSEEEHIDFLETQLGLIAKVGEERYMQSQMSPGTD
- a CDS encoding (2Fe-2S)-binding protein — protein: MFVCICNALRDRELQAAAADPSVKGAACVFKRCDAKPKCGRCLPDVADMIAANRFSPADLATAAE
- a CDS encoding TIGR00266 family protein; this encodes MGQTDEIDYEIGGEDIQYVEIELDPGESVVSEAGAMMFKAPSITMEAVFGDGSQKNQGVWGALAGAGKRLLTGESLFMTVFTHGGQGKAKVAFAAPYPGTIIPVHLPDLGGELICQKDSFLAAAKGVSVGIALQKRIMTGLFGGEGFIMQRLEGDGWVFVHAGGTLIERELAAGEELHVDTGCVVAYTPDVDFEIERAGNIKSMIFGGEGVFFARLRGPGKVWIQSMPFSRLAGRILANVPVTGSGQGEGSVLGPLGSIMRGN